One window of the Allosaccharopolyspora coralli genome contains the following:
- a CDS encoding heavy metal-responsive transcriptional regulator, which translates to MGMTVGAAATATGVSAKAVRLWESKGLLPPTERTEAGYRVFTDDDLDVLRFIRQAKTLGLTLPEIKDIIDLQRDGATPCGRVTELLDTHIAEIDRTLADLRALRRSLATARQNAREGQRRGQGAVVCRIIENHTDRGESPTIGDTEG; encoded by the coding sequence ATGGGCATGACCGTCGGCGCGGCCGCCACCGCCACCGGAGTCAGCGCCAAAGCCGTAAGACTGTGGGAATCCAAAGGACTACTACCACCAACCGAGCGCACCGAAGCCGGCTATCGCGTCTTCACCGACGACGATCTCGACGTGCTGCGCTTCATCCGCCAGGCCAAGACGCTGGGCCTGACCCTGCCCGAGATCAAAGACATCATCGACCTGCAACGCGACGGCGCCACCCCCTGTGGGCGCGTCACCGAACTGCTCGATACCCACATCGCCGAGATCGACCGCACCCTGGCCGACCTGCGCGCACTGCGCCGCTCACTGGCCACTGCCCGCCAGAACGCCCGCGAAGGCCAACGCCGCGGCCAGGGAGCCGTGGTCTGCCGCATCATCGAAAACCACACCGACCGCGGTGAAAGCCCCACCATCGGCGACACCGAGGGGTAG
- a CDS encoding AAA family ATPase → MFTVSTILVNTPESLGWVYRLSGVSGGVVHDLNGHTNPIQRCEVRVDRVSFGELLRARRLAQPSPTNPDDPLSIRGLAQRVHVTHTMIFHLESGTRAVSQQLAERLDEALHANREITTAYAALREPSEHWPQAVPRQLPPQQHPLVGRDDEIATVQHRIAAETDRTCTTPPVLILTGPGGVGKTALGVAVAHQLAEGMPSLFADLRGWDDELDPKPLDGVLRNWCRSLNTAAQALGGDLDELIGVWRTTSEQQRLVILIDNARREQVCPLIPASGSSLVVVTTRDRLTDVTGAIQHEVRPLNDTHAAELLAVQSGMSTEALAPLIPRCGGLPLALQVAGLDARQHETEETIMQMARAYAELDELSPIDRATRRSYAELDDDVQQAWRLCALTSGTPSLGQAAAMIGRSQPVSRRLLNGAADACLLNSVGGGWRYHDLHLAFARRESRRMDSAEERDAAVYRGLTWILHGSARAAIHIAGRDDTPLNLVPCPDDVEPPVIANYVEGMAWTDAHWHNDPAPIHAALERGWTRLAWQLVAVALNYVFIAKPLSSWDRAARDALIAAEQANDTEGIAWMHQARGLVAGDRGDFDRAVGHLLTALHHRRDLGHVRDIGWSAINAARFAFAAGATDDEITPLIDEAVEAHESIRFPAGVVLGKAFYGGLHARRGDWDTAAAFLQEAFDQAPEVGDPAITSYIGTALADAQLHLDRPDEAAETARTADEHARDHDADWYRIAALSTLADCVTSDEARHHLRLAVSIADSLSDPREAELRQRLDQLPG, encoded by the coding sequence GTGTTCACCGTGTCAACAATTCTGGTAAACACCCCTGAATCACTCGGGTGGGTGTATCGCCTCAGCGGTGTCAGTGGTGGTGTAGTACACGACCTGAATGGACACACCAACCCGATACAGCGCTGCGAGGTGAGAGTGGATCGCGTCTCGTTCGGCGAGCTACTTCGCGCACGACGGCTCGCACAGCCCAGTCCCACCAACCCGGATGACCCGCTCAGCATTCGCGGGCTGGCCCAACGCGTTCACGTCACCCACACGATGATCTTCCACTTGGAAAGCGGCACACGTGCCGTGAGCCAGCAACTCGCCGAACGCCTCGACGAAGCCCTGCACGCCAACCGCGAGATCACCACCGCGTACGCCGCACTCCGCGAGCCGTCGGAGCATTGGCCGCAGGCAGTGCCCAGGCAGCTACCGCCGCAGCAGCATCCGCTCGTCGGCCGCGACGACGAGATCGCCACAGTCCAGCACCGCATCGCCGCCGAAACAGACCGCACCTGCACGACACCGCCGGTGCTGATCCTGACCGGTCCGGGTGGAGTCGGGAAAACAGCGCTGGGCGTGGCTGTCGCGCACCAGCTCGCTGAGGGGATGCCGAGTCTGTTCGCCGACCTTCGTGGGTGGGACGACGAACTCGATCCCAAACCGCTCGACGGGGTTCTCCGGAACTGGTGCCGGAGCCTGAACACCGCCGCGCAAGCGCTCGGCGGTGACCTCGACGAACTCATCGGAGTGTGGCGCACTACCTCCGAACAGCAACGGTTGGTCATCCTCATTGACAACGCGCGCCGCGAACAAGTGTGCCCGTTGATTCCCGCCTCGGGGAGCAGCCTCGTTGTGGTCACCACCCGTGATCGTCTGACCGACGTCACCGGTGCGATCCAGCACGAGGTGCGGCCCCTCAACGACACCCACGCAGCCGAATTGCTCGCTGTGCAGTCCGGCATGAGCACCGAGGCGCTGGCGCCTCTCATCCCGCGTTGCGGTGGCCTGCCGTTGGCGTTGCAGGTTGCCGGGCTCGATGCACGCCAGCACGAAACGGAGGAGACGATCATGCAGATGGCTCGCGCCTACGCCGAACTAGACGAACTCAGCCCGATCGACCGTGCGACCCGCCGCAGCTACGCCGAACTCGATGACGACGTGCAGCAAGCGTGGCGACTGTGTGCGCTGACCAGCGGCACGCCGAGTCTCGGGCAGGCCGCTGCGATGATTGGCCGCTCCCAGCCCGTGAGTCGACGCCTGCTCAACGGCGCCGCAGATGCGTGTCTGCTCAACTCCGTCGGTGGAGGCTGGCGCTACCACGACCTGCACTTGGCCTTCGCCCGCCGCGAATCCCGCCGCATGGACAGCGCCGAGGAGCGGGACGCGGCCGTCTACCGAGGCTTGACCTGGATCCTGCACGGCAGCGCCCGCGCGGCGATCCACATCGCCGGGCGCGACGACACCCCGCTGAACCTGGTGCCCTGCCCCGATGACGTCGAACCACCGGTGATCGCCAACTACGTCGAAGGCATGGCCTGGACCGACGCCCACTGGCACAACGACCCCGCCCCGATCCACGCCGCCCTCGAACGTGGTTGGACCAGGCTGGCCTGGCAGTTGGTGGCCGTGGCACTCAACTACGTGTTCATCGCCAAACCACTGTCCAGTTGGGACCGCGCCGCACGCGACGCACTCATCGCTGCCGAACAGGCCAATGACACCGAAGGGATCGCGTGGATGCACCAAGCACGCGGACTTGTGGCCGGAGACAGGGGCGACTTCGACCGCGCCGTTGGGCATCTGCTCACCGCGCTGCACCACCGCCGCGACCTCGGCCACGTCCGCGACATCGGCTGGTCGGCAATCAACGCAGCACGGTTCGCCTTCGCTGCCGGAGCCACCGACGACGAGATCACGCCACTGATCGATGAAGCCGTCGAAGCTCACGAGTCCATTCGCTTCCCGGCCGGGGTCGTGCTCGGGAAAGCCTTCTACGGCGGCCTGCACGCCCGACGAGGCGACTGGGACACCGCCGCCGCCTTCCTCCAAGAAGCCTTCGACCAAGCCCCCGAGGTCGGCGACCCGGCGATCACCAGCTATATCGGGACCGCTCTGGCCGACGCCCAACTCCACCTCGACCGCCCAGACGAGGCAGCCGAGACCGCACGCACGGCCGACGAACACGCACGCGACCACGACGCTGACTGGTATCGCATTGCCGCCCTATCCACCCTCGCTGACTGCGTCACCTCCGACGAAGCACGCCATCACCTACGCCTGGCCGTCAGCATCGCCGACAGCCTCAGCGACCCCCGCGAAGCCGAACTCCGTCAACGCCTCGACCAACTTCCCGGCTAG
- a CDS encoding IS256 family transposase gives MVTSEDTAADSAGPAPAHDELDVRVARELIDKAREDGVSLVGPNGLLRQVTKTVLESALNGELDDHLGYEKGDVAEKFGVNERNGSSSKTVRTDVGDVRIDVPRDRDGTFTPQIVPKYARRVEGFDDTVISLYAKGLTTGEIQAHLADIYDARVSRELISKITDKVVDDLNSWQIRPLDRVYPVVLIDAIHVKIRDGAVANRPVYIAVGITLAGERDVLGMWVGTGGEGAKGWLNHLSDLKNRGVEDILIVACDGVKGLPEAISALWPQAEVQLCVVHLVRASLRYASKKYWPAITKRLKLIYTAPTIEAAEVEFTEFCAEWEDKYPAMIRLWRHSWEQFTPFLAYPPELRKLVYTTNAIESLNSRFRQATRRRGHFPNEQAALKVLYLVIKNPLKNRSNITGKVVGWKQALNTLAMHYGDRLDAQH, from the coding sequence ATGGTGACAAGTGAAGACACGGCGGCCGATTCGGCTGGCCCGGCTCCTGCTCATGACGAACTCGATGTTCGGGTAGCGCGGGAGTTGATCGACAAGGCCCGCGAAGATGGCGTGTCGCTGGTCGGCCCGAACGGACTGTTGCGGCAGGTAACCAAAACGGTGCTGGAATCGGCGCTGAACGGCGAACTGGACGACCATCTTGGCTACGAGAAAGGCGACGTTGCGGAGAAGTTCGGGGTCAACGAGCGGAACGGATCGTCGTCGAAGACGGTGCGGACCGATGTGGGTGACGTACGGATCGACGTGCCCCGTGATCGAGACGGTACGTTCACTCCGCAGATCGTGCCGAAGTACGCTCGCCGGGTCGAGGGTTTCGACGACACGGTCATCTCCCTGTATGCGAAAGGGTTGACGACCGGGGAAATTCAAGCACACCTGGCCGACATTTATGACGCACGGGTGTCACGTGAGCTGATCTCGAAGATCACCGACAAGGTGGTCGACGACCTGAATTCCTGGCAAATTCGACCGTTGGATCGCGTGTATCCAGTTGTGTTGATTGATGCCATTCATGTCAAGATTCGGGATGGTGCGGTGGCGAACCGTCCCGTCTACATCGCGGTCGGGATCACCCTGGCTGGTGAGCGGGACGTGCTGGGCATGTGGGTCGGTACTGGTGGCGAAGGAGCCAAGGGATGGCTGAACCACTTGTCGGACCTGAAGAACCGTGGCGTCGAGGACATCCTGATCGTCGCCTGTGACGGCGTGAAAGGGCTGCCCGAGGCGATCTCTGCGTTGTGGCCACAAGCAGAGGTCCAACTGTGTGTCGTGCACCTGGTGCGGGCCAGCCTTCGCTACGCATCGAAGAAGTACTGGCCGGCGATCACTAAACGACTCAAACTGATCTACACCGCCCCCACCATAGAAGCCGCAGAAGTAGAGTTCACCGAATTCTGTGCCGAATGGGAGGATAAGTATCCCGCGATGATCCGGCTGTGGCGCCACAGTTGGGAACAGTTCACGCCGTTCCTCGCCTATCCGCCCGAGTTGCGAAAACTGGTGTACACCACGAACGCGATCGAAAGCCTGAACTCCCGGTTCCGTCAGGCCACCCGACGCCGAGGCCATTTCCCCAACGAACAGGCCGCACTCAAAGTGCTCTATCTCGTGATCAAAAATCCACTCAAAAATCGTTCCAACATCACCGGGAAAGTAGTAGGTTGGAAACAGGCGTTGAACACGCTCGCCATGCACTACGGCGACCGCCTCGACGCGCAGCACTGA
- a CDS encoding SAF domain-containing protein, whose amino-acid sequence MSMTDMRAPNTSSAQTNSAPQSVRRESPRVPRRGRTWLLVSAVVLVCAAVAGNAWLFTAAHADEPMLRLARDVGWGQRIGPSDVTTVDLPASAREFAIPESARATVYGQVAARPLQAGALLGDADVSAQTVPGPGEQVVGIRLEPGRIPARGLHPNDLVAVVPVTEQSSVDTGGAVSGGGEFRARVVQSSPPDADGAVTVDVLIESSVQTKASAAAAGGALVIVLGPQQ is encoded by the coding sequence ATGTCTATGACCGACATGCGCGCCCCGAATACCTCCAGCGCGCAAACCAATTCCGCCCCGCAGTCCGTGCGGCGCGAGAGTCCTCGGGTGCCGCGTCGGGGCCGCACCTGGCTGCTGGTGTCCGCCGTGGTGCTCGTGTGCGCGGCGGTGGCCGGTAACGCGTGGCTGTTCACCGCCGCCCACGCCGACGAGCCGATGCTGCGCCTGGCCCGCGACGTCGGCTGGGGACAGCGCATCGGCCCTAGTGATGTGACCACAGTGGACCTTCCCGCCTCGGCGCGGGAGTTCGCGATACCGGAGTCCGCGCGCGCCACGGTGTACGGGCAGGTCGCCGCCCGCCCGCTGCAAGCGGGCGCGTTGCTTGGGGATGCGGATGTCAGCGCACAAACCGTGCCCGGACCGGGTGAGCAGGTGGTCGGGATCCGCCTGGAACCGGGACGGATCCCCGCCCGCGGCCTACACCCGAACGATCTCGTCGCCGTCGTCCCCGTCACCGAACAGTCCAGTGTGGACACCGGGGGTGCGGTGTCGGGTGGTGGGGAGTTTCGGGCGCGGGTGGTGCAGTCCTCACCGCCGGATGCCGACGGCGCCGTGACTGTCGATGTCCTCATCGAGTCGTCCGTGCAGACCAAGGCCAGCGCCGCTGCTGCGGGTGGGGCGTTGGTGATCGTGCTCGGACCCCAACAGTGA
- a CDS encoding four-helix bundle copper-binding protein: MATTMVEQRNQACLDACAECQQACETCNYNCCANNPDMAECARLCLDCAAICAACVTLLARNSRWAAQLCQLCAQVCEACAAECDKYDMDYCRECAAACRRCAEQCRAMATVTA, encoded by the coding sequence ATGGCTACGACGATGGTGGAGCAGCGCAACCAGGCGTGTCTGGATGCGTGTGCCGAATGTCAGCAGGCGTGCGAGACGTGCAACTACAACTGTTGCGCCAACAACCCGGATATGGCCGAGTGCGCCCGGCTGTGCCTGGACTGCGCGGCGATCTGCGCGGCGTGCGTGACGCTGTTGGCCCGGAACTCGCGCTGGGCGGCACAGCTGTGCCAGCTGTGCGCGCAGGTGTGTGAGGCGTGCGCGGCCGAGTGCGATAAGTACGACATGGACTACTGCCGCGAGTGCGCGGCGGCGTGTCGCCGGTGCGCGGAGCAGTGCCGGGCGATGGCCACGGTCACCGCCTGA
- a CDS encoding A24 family peptidase translates to MAVPTVAIWSVIGLISGLGLGKQLHPWTPHVSLVKARVAMALVCGGVSAAVGWGFTGDPAVVAWWWLAIHSVGLSVVDLVSHRLPRPWVVMTAQGGLLVFLVVTSQSGDVGPLLRAMAACMAVFAVGLVWHDFAGSDLGFGDVTVFAVVAFYCGWLGWRAVAIGLGAGVLLLGAVAAVLWAVGVCDRTSRIAAGPCLLAGPWVAVAMS, encoded by the coding sequence ATGGCAGTACCGACAGTGGCGATCTGGTCCGTGATCGGGCTGATTTCCGGCCTGGGACTGGGAAAGCAGCTACATCCGTGGACCCCGCACGTGAGCCTCGTGAAAGCACGGGTGGCGATGGCGTTGGTGTGCGGTGGGGTGTCAGCGGCGGTGGGCTGGGGGTTCACCGGTGACCCGGCGGTGGTGGCGTGGTGGTGGCTGGCGATCCACAGCGTGGGCTTGTCGGTCGTCGACCTGGTGAGCCACCGCCTGCCGCGCCCCTGGGTCGTTATGACCGCGCAGGGCGGACTTCTCGTGTTCCTTGTCGTCACCTCGCAGTCGGGGGACGTGGGGCCGTTGTTGCGGGCGATGGCGGCGTGCATGGCGGTGTTCGCTGTCGGCCTGGTGTGGCACGACTTCGCTGGGAGTGATCTCGGGTTCGGCGACGTGACGGTCTTCGCCGTGGTCGCGTTCTACTGCGGCTGGCTGGGCTGGCGCGCGGTGGCCATCGGACTCGGCGCCGGAGTGCTGCTGCTGGGCGCGGTCGCCGCAGTCCTGTGGGCCGTGGGGGTGTGCGACCGCACGTCGCGGATCGCGGCCGGGCCGTGCCTGTTGGCGGGCCCCTGGGTCGCGGTAGCGATGTCGTAG
- a CDS encoding IS256 family transposase, whose product MTETLEPVTDGVDQQRLAEQLLAQAKEQGVDLVGPDGLLNQLTKNVLETALDAEMTEHLGYDKHEVSGRNGGNSRNGTRAKTVLTEIGPVEIEVPRDTDSSFDPQIVKKRQRRLTGIDEIVLSLSAKGLTTGEIAAHFGDVYGASVSKDTISRITDKVVAEMTDWSNRPLDRVYPVVFIDAIHVKIRDGQVTSRPVYVAIGVTVGGERDILGLWAGDGGEGAKFWLAVLTEIKNRGVADVCIVVCDGLKGLPDAITTVWDRAIVQTCVIHLIRNTFRYASRKYWDAMARDLKPVYTAPSEAAAAERFAEFASTWVQQYPAIIRLWETSWSEFIPFLDYDVEIRRVICSTNAIESVNARYRRAIRARGHFPTEQAALKCLYLATRSLDPTGRGRARWAARWKPALNAFAITFEGRITPSGN is encoded by the coding sequence ATGACCGAAACACTGGAGCCTGTGACTGATGGAGTGGATCAGCAGCGGTTGGCGGAGCAGCTTCTGGCGCAGGCCAAGGAGCAGGGTGTGGACCTGGTCGGGCCGGATGGGTTGCTCAACCAGTTGACGAAGAACGTGCTCGAAACCGCGCTCGATGCGGAGATGACCGAGCACCTGGGTTACGACAAGCATGAGGTGTCCGGGCGCAATGGCGGCAACTCCCGCAACGGCACCCGGGCGAAGACGGTGCTCACCGAGATCGGCCCGGTGGAGATCGAGGTGCCCCGCGATACCGACTCGTCGTTCGATCCGCAGATCGTCAAGAAGCGTCAACGGCGCCTGACCGGCATCGACGAGATCGTGCTGTCGCTGTCGGCGAAGGGCCTCACGACCGGGGAGATCGCAGCGCACTTTGGTGATGTCTACGGGGCGTCGGTGTCCAAGGACACGATCTCGCGGATCACCGACAAGGTCGTAGCGGAGATGACGGATTGGTCCAACCGCCCGCTGGATCGCGTGTATCCGGTGGTGTTCATCGACGCTATCCACGTCAAGATCCGGGACGGCCAGGTCACCAGTCGACCGGTCTACGTCGCGATCGGGGTCACCGTCGGCGGTGAGCGCGACATCCTCGGGTTGTGGGCTGGTGACGGTGGCGAGGGCGCGAAGTTCTGGCTCGCGGTGCTCACCGAGATCAAGAACCGGGGCGTGGCCGATGTGTGCATCGTGGTCTGCGACGGACTCAAGGGCCTCCCAGACGCCATCACCACCGTGTGGGACCGCGCGATCGTGCAAACCTGCGTGATCCACCTGATTCGCAACACCTTCCGCTACGCCTCCCGCAAGTACTGGGACGCGATGGCCCGTGACCTCAAACCCGTCTACACCGCACCGTCCGAGGCCGCCGCAGCCGAACGATTCGCCGAGTTCGCCTCAACCTGGGTCCAGCAGTACCCGGCGATCATCCGACTCTGGGAAACCTCCTGGAGCGAGTTCATCCCGTTCCTGGACTACGACGTGGAGATCCGCAGGGTCATCTGCTCGACCAACGCGATCGAGTCGGTCAACGCCCGCTATCGGCGAGCGATCCGCGCTCGTGGGCACTTCCCGACCGAGCAAGCCGCGTTGAAGTGTCTCTACCTCGCCACCCGCTCCCTGGACCCCACCGGGCGCGGCAGGGCACGATGGGCTGCACGGTGGAAACCCGCACTCAACGCCTTCGCCATCACCTTCGAAGGCCGCATCACCCCCAGCGGGAACTAA
- a CDS encoding helix-turn-helix domain-containing protein — MSREAVEVVDGQVIGNNIARLRHAQGITQEDLATRSGVSVVTISRLERGHRNMVRSSTVVRLAAALDVKPAMLYHHERTSPAVGADVHRHAAALRRMIRGNTSDALDFVEDVDVSPSASLRADTSHAWQDYLSGHHAALLDALPALFADARRAVHAASGDAAADAQEILCVAYRLATGLAGRLGLTDLALFAGHRALDTARLTREPAIESAVATRYLVWVLVRQGEYSEAEQIAVSTAERLDPGLATPDPETLGVFGNLLFNAATAALRRGNGQRADDLLTVARAAALRSGQDRVTETGIFGPRSAAIQHLDHTIRAGDPERALRLAIDMPPSAGAVPAFWEAGHQLHLASAAADVGLADTALDKLLTARDLAPDWVAVQPLSASIVRDLLPHCPKRRRPELTAIAAHDGCTD; from the coding sequence ATGAGCAGAGAGGCTGTGGAAGTTGTGGACGGGCAGGTGATCGGCAACAACATCGCACGTCTGCGCCATGCCCAAGGGATTACGCAGGAGGATCTGGCCACACGCTCAGGGGTCTCCGTGGTGACGATCAGTCGCTTGGAACGAGGGCACCGCAACATGGTGCGGTCTTCCACAGTCGTCCGGCTGGCAGCCGCCCTGGATGTCAAGCCAGCGATGCTGTATCACCACGAACGCACCTCACCCGCCGTCGGCGCGGACGTCCATCGGCACGCCGCAGCGTTGCGCAGAATGATTCGTGGAAACACGAGCGATGCCCTGGACTTCGTCGAGGACGTCGATGTCAGCCCGAGCGCGTCCCTGCGCGCCGATACGTCGCACGCCTGGCAGGACTACCTCAGCGGTCACCACGCCGCGCTGCTAGACGCCCTGCCCGCCCTGTTCGCCGACGCACGCCGCGCCGTGCACGCGGCATCAGGGGATGCCGCCGCAGACGCACAAGAGATCTTGTGCGTGGCCTACCGCCTGGCCACTGGCCTGGCTGGGCGACTCGGCCTAACCGATCTGGCACTATTTGCCGGTCACCGGGCACTGGACACAGCGAGGCTGACCCGCGAGCCCGCCATCGAATCGGCAGTGGCGACGCGGTATCTCGTATGGGTGCTCGTCCGCCAGGGCGAGTACTCGGAAGCCGAGCAGATCGCCGTCTCAACGGCGGAGCGCCTGGACCCCGGGCTGGCCACACCCGACCCCGAGACACTGGGCGTGTTCGGAAACCTTCTCTTCAACGCAGCCACCGCTGCCTTACGACGCGGGAATGGCCAACGCGCCGACGACCTCCTCACCGTCGCCCGAGCCGCTGCACTGCGTTCAGGCCAGGATCGGGTCACCGAGACCGGCATTTTTGGTCCTCGGTCGGCCGCGATCCAGCACCTCGACCACACGATCCGTGCCGGTGATCCAGAACGCGCGCTCCGTCTCGCCATCGACATGCCACCCTCAGCGGGCGCTGTACCCGCGTTCTGGGAGGCGGGCCACCAACTTCACCTCGCCTCCGCAGCCGCCGATGTCGGCCTAGCCGATACGGCCCTCGACAAGTTGCTCACCGCTCGCGACCTCGCGCCCGACTGGGTGGCAGTACAACCACTCAGCGCCTCGATCGTCCGCGACCTGCTTCCGCACTGCCCAAAACGCCGACGCCCCGAACTCACCGCGATAGCCGCGCACGACGGCTGCACCGACTAG
- a CDS encoding RNA polymerase-binding protein RbpA, giving the protein MKLRGDRHGRTSYEHPGSYEPAGRRSVGYSCAHGHTFEVPLASDVDAPAVWDCRQHGTEATILHEPEHEQKHAKPARTHWDMLLERRSIPELEDLLAERLRLLRG; this is encoded by the coding sequence GTGAAACTCCGGGGAGACCGCCACGGTCGGACGTCCTACGAGCATCCCGGGTCCTACGAGCCCGCCGGGCGCCGGAGCGTCGGGTACTCCTGCGCGCACGGCCACACCTTCGAGGTGCCGCTCGCGTCCGATGTGGACGCACCTGCTGTGTGGGACTGCCGCCAGCACGGCACGGAAGCAACGATCCTCCACGAGCCGGAGCACGAGCAGAAGCACGCGAAACCCGCCCGTACGCACTGGGACATGCTGCTCGAACGCCGAAGCATCCCCGAGTTAGAAGACCTCCTTGCGGAGCGGTTGCGGCTCCTTCGTGGCTGA
- a CDS encoding diguanylate cyclase → MLCSGGGVDKLTGLIGRETWDARAHRMVGSCRDRGVTVSLILADLDGFKAVNDRWGHQAGDTVLAAVADVLRRVVGAQALLGRYGGHGGDEFLVLLPDTDERTARELAERIRLRLRSVALRLTTTAGDHAQLSGVSASFGVTACRAQDALSLEQLILCADAGLQNAKSCGRDHVCTEPAMRKPPSTGGIVHAAPRPTVDELATEMLDRDACLYHLLNFCHVLQGRWCPDVLLALAAGPRRYNELLAAVRGARVVDGWSGRSRQIQPSILAHTVRRLERDGMLHRIVDGDRDPRAVRYELSRPGHDLLTAIVPAVLWSRDHSEEIGRAQQRSRLPHVKPGFQGRFS, encoded by the coding sequence ATGTTGTGCTCCGGCGGTGGGGTCGACAAGTTGACCGGGTTGATTGGCCGTGAGACGTGGGATGCCCGCGCACATCGGATGGTGGGCTCGTGTCGGGACCGTGGCGTGACGGTGTCGTTGATCCTGGCTGACCTGGACGGTTTCAAGGCGGTCAACGATCGGTGGGGGCATCAGGCTGGGGACACGGTGCTGGCTGCCGTGGCCGACGTGCTGCGCAGGGTGGTGGGTGCGCAGGCGCTACTGGGCCGGTATGGCGGCCACGGTGGTGACGAGTTCCTGGTGCTGCTGCCGGACACCGACGAACGCACCGCTCGGGAGTTGGCCGAACGGATCCGGCTGCGACTGCGGAGTGTGGCACTGCGGCTGACCACCACTGCGGGCGATCACGCCCAGTTGAGTGGGGTGTCTGCGTCGTTCGGTGTCACCGCGTGCCGTGCGCAGGACGCGTTGTCGTTGGAGCAGTTGATCCTGTGTGCGGATGCGGGTTTGCAGAACGCAAAGTCCTGCGGACGGGACCACGTCTGTACCGAGCCTGCTATGCGGAAACCTCCCTCCACGGGCGGGATCGTGCACGCCGCTCCGAGGCCGACCGTTGACGAGTTGGCGACGGAGATGCTGGACCGGGACGCGTGCCTGTACCACCTGCTGAACTTCTGCCATGTCCTCCAGGGGCGTTGGTGTCCGGATGTGCTGCTGGCGTTGGCGGCGGGGCCACGTCGCTACAACGAGCTGTTGGCGGCGGTACGGGGCGCGCGGGTGGTGGATGGGTGGTCGGGGCGTAGTCGCCAGATTCAGCCCAGCATCCTGGCTCACACGGTGCGTCGGCTGGAGCGTGACGGGATGCTCCACCGCATCGTGGACGGCGACAGGGACCCACGCGCGGTGCGCTACGAACTCAGCCGCCCTGGGCACGATCTGCTCACCGCGATTGTCCCGGCGGTGTTGTGGAGCCGCGACCACTCCGAGGAGATCGGCCGCGCACAACAACGGTCTCGCCTCCCCCATGTGAAGCCGGGATTTCAGGGGAGATTCTCATGA
- a CDS encoding NUDIX domain-containing protein, with protein sequence MWSDTIPDTFTQAYAASAALFTDDAGRLVAVKPTYKSTWDIPGGFIDKGGETPHQACVREVAEELGLTTNPRSLLAIDWAPSEREGDKVFFLFDGGNLTADQLASITLPADELESFALITPDQFPDRFVPRLANRVSHALDAKHHGHAAYLEHGQRLF encoded by the coding sequence ATGTGGTCAGACACCATCCCCGACACCTTCACCCAAGCCTATGCCGCCTCCGCCGCACTGTTCACGGACGACGCGGGACGACTGGTCGCTGTGAAGCCCACGTACAAGAGCACCTGGGACATCCCCGGAGGCTTCATCGACAAGGGCGGAGAAACGCCACACCAAGCCTGCGTTCGAGAGGTCGCCGAAGAACTCGGGCTGACCACGAACCCACGGTCCCTACTGGCGATCGACTGGGCACCCTCTGAACGGGAAGGCGACAAAGTCTTCTTCCTATTTGACGGCGGCAATCTCACAGCGGACCAGCTCGCGAGCATCACGCTGCCCGCCGATGAACTCGAATCGTTCGCGCTGATCACACCGGATCAGTTCCCCGACCGGTTCGTCCCTCGCCTCGCCAACCGAGTCAGCCACGCACTCGACGCCAAACACCACGGCCATGCCGCCTACCTCGAACACGGCCAGCGGCTCTTCTAG